In Phycisphaeraceae bacterium, a genomic segment contains:
- a CDS encoding ABC transporter ATP-binding protein, which produces MIEAKVICKRFGKVRAVQDVSFSLIPGQVAGLLGPNGAGKSTTIRMITGFLCPDQGSVSIGGHDTIRDPLAARRLIGYLPESAPVYPEMRAIDYIHYRARLTGLGRRDARATARKAADRCRIGTMLTRRISTLSKGYKQRVGLAAALVHNPPVLILDEPTNGLDPTQIRDARSLIRELATDRTMLVSSHILPEIERTCDRVIVIVGGKLCADGSPDALSRTGSAELIVEYRANAGDVLPEALRRVAGIEVVSHQASEDGWTRVSAAITHASARDEVARLVRAQNIEVRELSMHWPTLEDVFVQLAERAGAGGQP; this is translated from the coding sequence ATGATCGAAGCCAAAGTCATCTGCAAACGGTTCGGAAAGGTACGGGCCGTGCAGGACGTGTCCTTCTCGCTCATCCCCGGGCAGGTCGCAGGACTGCTCGGCCCAAACGGAGCGGGAAAGAGCACCACAATCCGCATGATTACCGGATTCCTCTGCCCGGATCAGGGCTCTGTCTCCATCGGCGGACACGACACCATTCGCGATCCGCTCGCTGCTCGCCGTCTGATCGGGTATCTTCCCGAGTCCGCCCCCGTCTACCCCGAGATGCGCGCGATCGACTACATTCATTACCGTGCTCGTCTGACCGGGTTGGGCCGCCGCGATGCCCGGGCCACCGCCCGCAAAGCCGCCGACCGCTGCCGTATTGGCACCATGCTGACCCGGCGGATCTCTACTCTGAGCAAGGGGTACAAGCAGCGCGTGGGGCTGGCAGCCGCACTGGTCCACAACCCACCGGTCCTCATCCTCGACGAACCGACGAACGGCCTCGATCCGACACAGATCCGTGACGCCCGAAGCCTCATTCGCGAACTGGCAACCGATCGCACAATGCTCGTATCCAGCCACATCCTGCCCGAGATCGAGCGCACCTGCGATCGCGTTATCGTGATCGTCGGCGGGAAGCTCTGCGCCGATGGTTCGCCCGATGCGCTCTCACGCACCGGATCTGCAGAGCTGATCGTCGAGTATCGCGCCAATGCGGGCGACGTTTTGCCCGAAGCATTGCGGCGTGTCGCGGGCATCGAGGTCGTGTCCCATCAAGCCTCTGAAGATGGGTGGACGCGGGTCTCGGCCGCAATCACGCACGCCAGCGCCCGCGACGAAGTCGCCCGCCTCGTTCGTGCTCAGAATATCGAAGTGCGTGAGCTGAGCATGCATTGGCCAACTCTCGAAGACGTGTTCGTCCAACTCGCCGAACGGGCCGGCGCAGGGGGCCAGCCATGA
- a CDS encoding response regulator, whose amino-acid sequence MTKGRVTVIAEGMSPEEVSQLQTVLAEQYEVTTANEAPVVELIANSLVEGIVLCGEQGGLLWSNSYFGALDEATRARIIDVCSEAISWFVSRVGQGEVPLRDLMCKFDVGSEDGRRLYEVFVTPAKQRVDEGALCNREDVSRVAAVLRDVTRERSVQAKMEAIDRAGYELVRLDAEAVRAMNSMQRLQLLESKIVRYMREVLHYDHFAIFLIEERSRKLELVISTGLPQEIQHLNLVPEADGSGISGFVAATGQSYICQDAQSDELFLPGLVGARSSLTVPLLLHDQVIGIIDIESQQPRAFDEEDRRFVEIFARHVALALHMLDLLVVERCATNENVTGRVEGELNEPLDDILHEVEWLGESGKVFAPEAAAHIARIRADVESIRQRVKEVASGPQTLLGVDRALAERTQDPILIGRRVLVTDDAPKIRKVIGEVLKSKGCDVTIAACGEEAIQALHTRQAEQELPFDLVISDIQMPDRNGYEVFAAAKAVNSETSVILMTGFGYDPHHSIVRASQEGLTAVIFKPFEIEALLEQIRKALAPKAD is encoded by the coding sequence ATGACCAAGGGCCGTGTCACAGTGATTGCCGAGGGAATGTCACCCGAAGAGGTGTCTCAGTTGCAAACTGTGCTTGCGGAACAGTATGAAGTGACGACGGCGAACGAAGCGCCAGTGGTGGAACTGATTGCGAACTCGCTTGTGGAGGGGATTGTGCTCTGCGGCGAGCAGGGGGGGTTGCTCTGGAGCAACAGTTACTTCGGGGCGCTTGATGAGGCAACCCGGGCGCGAATCATCGACGTCTGCAGCGAGGCGATTTCGTGGTTTGTGAGTCGTGTCGGACAAGGGGAGGTGCCGCTGCGCGACTTGATGTGCAAGTTTGATGTCGGGTCGGAGGATGGCCGCCGGCTGTATGAGGTGTTTGTGACTCCAGCCAAGCAGCGTGTGGATGAGGGTGCGTTGTGCAACCGCGAGGATGTCTCGCGTGTGGCGGCGGTGCTGCGCGACGTGACGCGCGAGCGGAGCGTGCAGGCGAAGATGGAGGCGATCGACCGCGCCGGGTATGAACTGGTGCGTCTGGACGCTGAGGCGGTTCGTGCGATGAACTCGATGCAGAGGCTTCAGCTGCTCGAGAGCAAGATCGTGAGATACATGCGTGAGGTGTTGCACTACGACCACTTCGCAATTTTTCTGATCGAAGAGCGTTCTCGCAAATTGGAATTGGTGATTTCGACGGGTTTGCCACAGGAAATTCAGCATTTGAATCTGGTCCCCGAAGCCGATGGCTCGGGGATCAGCGGGTTTGTGGCGGCGACGGGTCAGAGTTATATCTGTCAGGATGCGCAGTCCGATGAGTTGTTCCTGCCGGGCCTGGTGGGCGCACGGAGTTCGCTGACTGTGCCTCTGCTGCTGCACGATCAGGTGATCGGGATTATCGACATCGAGTCGCAGCAGCCTCGGGCTTTTGACGAGGAAGATCGGCGTTTTGTTGAAATTTTCGCTCGGCATGTGGCCTTGGCGCTGCACATGCTCGATCTGCTGGTGGTTGAGCGCTGCGCGACGAACGAGAATGTGACCGGGCGCGTCGAGGGCGAACTGAACGAGCCACTTGACGACATTTTGCACGAAGTGGAATGGCTTGGAGAATCGGGCAAGGTCTTTGCTCCCGAGGCGGCGGCGCACATCGCGAGGATTCGGGCGGATGTGGAGTCGATCCGTCAGCGTGTCAAGGAAGTCGCGTCCGGGCCTCAGACTTTGCTGGGCGTGGATCGGGCGCTGGCCGAGCGCACGCAGGATCCGATCCTGATCGGGCGCCGGGTGCTGGTGACTGATGACGCGCCCAAGATTCGCAAGGTTATCGGCGAAGTGCTCAAGAGTAAGGGTTGCGATGTCACGATTGCTGCCTGCGGCGAAGAGGCAATTCAGGCACTGCACACGCGACAGGCCGAGCAGGAGTTGCCGTTCGATCTGGTGATCAGCGACATTCAGATGCCGGATCGCAATGGGTACGAAGTCTTCGCGGCTGCCAAGGCGGTGAATAGTGAGACTTCGGTGATCCTGATGACAGGATTTGGCTACGACCCGCACCATTCGATCGTGCGAGCGAGTCAGGAAGGCTTGACGGCGGTGATTTTCAAGCCGTTCGAGATCGAGGCACTGCTCGAACAGATTCGCAAGGCGCTCGCACCCAAAGCCGACTGA